In Mangifera indica cultivar Alphonso chromosome 7, CATAS_Mindica_2.1, whole genome shotgun sequence, the genomic window CCGCAGAAAGTGCCGGCCCCGTCGTCTTCTTTGTTGGCAACCGGGAGTGGCAGGTCAAAGAAGACGAGATTTAGCGTTTTAAGgttgaaaaataagagtttgCCGACTGTGCAGAGGAAAGTTCGTGTTCTTGGCCGGTTGGTCCCCGGTTGCCGGAAACAACCTTTACCCGTTATTCTAGATGAAGCTTCTGATTATATAGCCGCGCTTGAGATGCAGGTTCGAGCCATGAAAGCTATCGCTGAGTTATTCTCTGGCATAAGCGGCAGCGGTAGCGGCGGCTCTAGTTCTAGTTCTAGTTCTAGTTCTAGCTCAGCCGCCCCTCCTCCAACCTCttgattgttaaattttcatttgtatttttcctttttaatatcTTTCACTTTCTCCTCTCTTCCTGTGGAATACATATTTCCTCTGTTTCCAATTCATATTAACAATAAT contains:
- the LOC123220027 gene encoding transcription factor bHLH147, translating into MSSTVISNPVTSSDRSKRKKKKKSSQPKDQKNPIVKWKSETQQQIYSSKLIQALNQVTISQNSSPSAPRGGRAVREAADRVLAVAAKGRSRWSRAILTNRLKLKFRKQKKPQKVPAPSSSLLATGSGRSKKTRFSVLRLKNKSLPTVQRKVRVLGRLVPGCRKQPLPVILDEASDYIAALEMQVRAMKAIAELFSGISGSGSGGSSSSSSSSSSSAAPPPTS